Part of the Spiribacter salinus M19-40 genome, AGCAGGTCATGCAGCGCATGGACCTCAACGCCACGCAGCGTGAAGAGGCCATCAGCTACTTCAAGGCGGGTCGGGATGGCGACGCCGATCTGGACCAGACGCTACAGGAGTTCCGGCGTTACTGCCGCGGTCATGTGCAGCTGGTTCGGATGTTCCTCGAGATCCAGATTCAGGCGGCGCTGGCCGATGGCCGCTTTGATGAGGCCGAGCGGGCCGTACTCCGGCGGATTGCCCTGGGCCTCGGCCTATCCGAGGAGGATTACGCCCGTCTCGAGACCATGATGGGCGGGCAAGCCGCCAATCAGAAGGGCGGCGAATCCGAACTGGCCGCTGCCTATGACACACTCGGCGTCAATGCGAACGCCACCGATGCCGAGGTCAAGCGGGCCTGGCGCCGGCTGATGAGTGAGCATCATCCCGACAAATTGGTGGCCAAGGGGCTGCCCGAGGAGATGATGCGCATTGCCAAGGAGCGCGCGCAGGAGATTCAGTCGGCCTACGACAGCATCAAGCAGGCGCGGGGGATGCGCTGAACTCGATGTCGAGGCCACGGTCCTAACGAATGATGGTCACCGTTAAGAACACGGCTCGGCGTTGGGGCAGTGGCGCCCAGCTTCTGCACTGGTTGATGGCCCTCGGCATTCTGGCCTCGATGGGGCTCGGGTGGGTGATGGTGTATCTGCCAAGCAGTGCCCTTAAATTTGAGTTGTATGCCCTGCACAAGAGTCTCGGCATCACGCTGCTGGGCCTGGTGTTTCTGCGCCTGGCCTGGCGATGGGTGAATGTCACCCCGCCCCTGCCCGATCACTTGCCGCGCCATGAGCGCGTCCTCGCCAAGGGCACGCATCGGTTACTGTACGCACTCATGCTGCTGATGCCGCTGTCGGGCTATGTCATTAATTCGGCGGCGAACTTTCCGCTGAATGTCTTTGGGCTCGTGCAGATTCCCAACCTCACACCGGAGAGCGCAACGCTGCAGGCCATTGCCAGTAATCTGCATCTGGGGGTGTTCTGGGGGTTTGTCGTGCTGTTGATTCTGCACATCGGCGGGGCACTTCGGCATCACTTTGTGCTTCGGGACAATACGCTGCGGCGCATGTTGCCCGGGGCTCGGCGATAACGCACAAGGAGTTTCCCATGCGGCTGACCGCCTCGTTTGGACTGATGACCCTGCTCGCGACCGCGCCCGCGTTGGGGGCCGATGCCTGGTCGATCGATCATGATCAGAGCGATCTGACCTTCGAGGCCACGCAGCAGGGCGGGTCATTTGAGGGCTATTTCGGCAGCTTCAGTGCCGATATGCGCTTTGCGGCGGATGATCTGGACAACAGCGCCTTCGACGTGACCGTGGATGTCACCAGCATCGACACCGGCAGCCGCCAGCGTGACCGTGAGCTGCCAAAGTCAGACTGGTTTGCGTTCGACGCCTTCCCCAAGGCGACATTCAAGACGAGCGAGATCCGCGAGACCGCCGAGGGGTATGAAGCCGTGGGCGAGCTGCGCATTCGGGAGTCCGCTCACGAGATCACCCTGCCGTTTACCTGGGACACCGAGGGCGACACGGCCGAGATGGTCGGCGCGGTGACCATTGACCGGACGCGCTATGGCGTCGGTCAGGGCGACTGGACCGATCCCGACGCCGTGGGTCATGGCGTGACGGTGCAAGTGGATCTCACGCTCAGCCGCGTGGCGGACTGACGCGCTAGCGCAGCCGAACGCGGTAGCCCACCTCCCGCTGCTCGCCGCCATCCAGCTCGATTGTTCGCTGCAGGCCGGTGGGCACGCGCTGCCAGTCGTCCTCACCCTCTACGATCGCCCAGGCACCGTCGATGCGCTCATCCAGATGAACGGTTTGCGGGCGATCGGTGGTATTGCTCAGGCCCAAACGCCAGGCGATTTCCGTGCCCTCAGCGCCCCGATTGCGATAATCCGCCTGCAGTCGCTCAATGCGCACGGCGCTGCTAACGCCGGCAGTCAGGGTGGCCTCGCCGTCAGCGGCTGTGGCCTGAAAGCGTCCGCGGCCGAGCGGGGTCTGGCCGCCTTGTTCATTGGTGAAGACCCGAACCGAAGCGCCGTCGACCGGCGCATCGAATCCGGCAATCGTCCAGTGGCGGGCCACGGTTGCCACATCTGGAGCTGCGATGGGTTGATCGCCTTGGGCCCGGGCGATCAGCGTGGGCGTGACCTCCACGGCCATCGGCTCGTCGGCGAGGTGCTGCAGTGCGCTGCCCGGTTCCAGGCCGTCGATGGGGCCAAGCGCGACAGCCTCGCCCCGGGCATTCACTGCGGTGAGATCAGCGGCTGGGACCGGTTCACGGCGGTCGTTGTGCACGGTGACGATTCGGGTCAGCTCGCCTGCCTCCGCCTCGGTGGCTCCATCGAGGCGCAGCCGATAGTGGATCGCCGCCGAGAGACCGGGCGTCGCATAACTCAGCCTCAGTCGGCGGCTGCCGCCTTCTTCGATGAATACCTCGCCTCGCCAGTGGGGCGCGTCAGCTTGTGCTGGCTGGACCCGGCGAAGCCGTGTGAGCTCTGGCAGCGTATCGGTTGACCAGTCGAGGGAGTCGGGGTGCAGGTCGGCCGGCAGATCCTGGAAAGCCACCTGATTCCGGCCCGATAGCAGGGCGAGATCGCGCTGATCCATCCACATCGCAGCGCCGTCCGCTGGGAGTTGGATGGTCAGCCCTGTGCGATCCTCGGCCGTGCTGAGTAACCGGTCACTGCCGGCCTGCAGCGGCGCACTCTCGAATTCCTCAGCACTACCATCCGCCGGGGCCGAGCGGGTGCGATCTGGGTCATCGGATTGCGCCAGCACCGGACCGGCGCTCATTAGCGCACCCGCCAATCCAACGCCTGTAAGCCAGTGTCGCATCGCCCTTTCCTCTTATCGTTGACGTTAGACCAGCCCGGCAATCCAGGCGATCAGCGGGACCAGCAAGGCCGTCAAGGCCGCGTTCAAGCCCATGCCGAGTCCAGCGTAGGCGCCGGCTCGCTCGCTGTGCTGGAATGCGCGGGCCGTGGCAATCCCATGTGCGGCCACGCCAATGGCAAAGCCCTTAATATCGGCATCGCGCTCGCCAAGCAGGCGCAGCAGTGGCACACCGGCAATGGCCCCCGTGATGCCGGTCAGAATAACGAACACGGCCGCCAATGACGGCTCGCCGCCAACCTGTTCGGCGACGCCCATGGCAATCGGTGTCGTCGCCGATTTAGGCAGGAGCGAGAGCAGTGTGCTGGTCTCCAGTCCTAGCAGGGATCCAATGACCAGCGTGCTGACAATGGCCGTGGCTGAGCCAGCGACCAGCGCGATCGCAAGCGGCAACCACTGGCGGGCCAGGCGCTGGGCCTGGGCATGCAGCGGCACCGCGAGCAGCACAGTGGCTGGCCCGAGCAGGAAATGAACGAACTGGGCGCCATCGAAGTACACCCCGTAGTCGGTCTCCGTCACGAGCAGCGTGGCCACGATCAGCAGCACTGCGACCAGCACGGGGTTGAGCAGCGGAAACTCGCCACTGGCCAGAAACACGCGATGAGCCGTGGCATAAGCCGCGACGGTCAGTGTGAGCCACAGCAGCGGCTGCTCAGCCAGATAAACCCAGGTTTCGAAGAGTTGCTCACCCATTGTCGGGCGCCTCATCACGTCGTTGCAGCAGGCGCAGTGTCACGCCAGTGACCACGATGGCCAGCAGAACGCTGGTGATTAACGTCAGGGTAATGGGTAGCCAGGCCTCCGCGAGCAGGCCGATGTAGCTGATCACGCCCACGCCGGCCGGCACGAAGAGCAGTGAGAGATGCCGCAGCAGGCCATGCGCCAGGTTCGCGAGCTCGGCGGGCGGCTCGCCGCGCACGCTCAGCCCAATGAACAGCAACACCATGCCGATGACGGGGCCGGGCACGGGTAGCCCGAGCCAACGGGCGATGAGCTCACCGGCGAGCTGCAGGATCAGCACCAGCGTAATGAAGCCAATCATGGTCAGGGCTCCCCGAGCAATCGATCCCGGGCCTCATTGAGGCGGGCGGCCAGATAATCTGTTCCGCCCCGATCCGGGTGGAGTTTCTGGATGAGTCGGCGGTGCGCGGCCATTACCTCGTCACGGGCGGCGTCGGTGGTTACACCGAGCATCTCTGCCGCCTCCTCGCGGGTCATCGCGCCGTTGCGGTTGGCCTGGGGTGGCGCCTCCTGGCTGCCTTTGGCGGTTCCCGCTGCCGCACTGCCAAGGCCCAGCAGGCGCTTGATCCAGGGGAGGAAGCGCAGTAGTGAGGCCAGTCGCCATAGCATGGGTAGCGCAGCGCCAATCGCCGCAAAAATCCAGTTCAACCGCCCGGTCGCGGCCAGTGCAATACCGACCAGGGCAACGCTTGCCAGCATGATCATCGGTGCCCGCGCGCGCAGCCAGGCCCGCAGTCGCGGTGAGAGCATGAACGCGAGAAAGCCGACCAGAACGATGAAACTGATCAGGCGAATCATGACGACGGGGTGCGGGTCTGGCGGATCGCCTCGCAGCGGGCTTCCCAGCGCGCTAGGCGCTGCTCGTAGAGATCGAACACGCAGGGGTCACAGCCGCTGCCGCAACACTCATCCAAATCAGGCTCCCGCGGTGGCGGCGGCAATTTGGGCGCTTTGTGGGCGTTGGTCTCCGACATCACGGTTTATCCTGTCACGAACGCGTGGGCATGACGAAGCAGGACGACGACAACCGCGGCGATTGGCAGCGCGAGCAAGACCCCGACAAAACCGAACAGCTGGCCCCCCGCCAGCACGGCAAAGATCACCGCAACCGGGTGCAGCCCAATGCGATCGCCCACAAACAATGGGGTGAAGGCGACCGACTCCAGGGCCTGCCCCGCGCCGAAGACCACCCATACCAGCAGCAGCGGGATCAGCCAGTCGCTGTACTGCACGATTACCGCGGCCGTCGCCGCCGCGATCCCCACAATAAAACCCAGATACGGCACGATGGCGGCTAGCCCGGAGAGCAGCCCGATCAGGATGCCGAGTTGCAGGCCAACGAGCCACAGGCCAAACGCGTAGAACAGCCCCAGGCTGATCATGACCAGCAGTTGGCCGCGCACGAACGCGCCAACCACCTCATCACATTCGGCGGCCAGCTGTGCCGTGGTGGCCCGCCAGCTGGGGGGCACGGTCCGCAGGAGCGCGGCGAGCACCCGGTCCCAGTCGCGCAGCAAATAAAACGCCACCACCGGTGTCAGGGCCAGGGTGGCAATGGCGCCAGCGACGGCCATGCCGGAGCGACTGATCCGCCCGACCACCTCGGCCGCCACATTGCCGGTGGACTGCCAATGCTCGGAGATGGCGTTGCGCAGCGCCGCCAGGTCGACCGTGCCGAAATCAATGCCAAAGGTCTGCTCAAGCCAGGGTAAGCCGGTCTCTTGGGCCCAGGTCAGCATCCCGGGGAGCTGCGACTGCAGGGTATCGATCTGGCGGCCGACCAGCGGGATCAGCATGAGCACACCAGCGGCCAGCACACTGAATAGCAGCAAGAACACGATGCTGGTGGCGATCATGCGATTCAGGCCCAACCGCTGCAGGCGGCGTGCCAGAGGGTCGCCCAGGTACGCGAGCAGTGCGCCGGCAATAAACGGCGTCAGGATGGGCTGCAGCCAGTAGATCAACAGGCCCGTGAACACTACCAGCGCGAGGCCCAGGCCGGCGCGGTAAATCCGCAATGCATCATTCATGGGGCGAGGATAGCCCACACCGCGGTTCAGCGCAGCCGGGGGATCCATCATTTGGTCATTCGCGCTAAGGTACAGTGACTACGCGAATCAATAGAGGGGAATGAGCGTGCGCAATCCCAATCGCGTCTTCATCTGGATTCTGGGGTTTTTGGTGGCCGTGGCGGCCGTCGCAGGGCTGTTGTTTGCGCCTCTGCAAGAGGCCTTTATCGCCAACCCGGTGTTCAACGGGCTGATCCTGGGTGTGCTGCTGGTGGGCCTGGTCATCAACTGCCGCCAGGTGCTGGTGCTCAAACCCGAGGTGGACTGGGTGGAGCGTTTCCGGCATGCCGGCGACGGTGATGCACCGGCCCTGCCCCGCAGCCGTTTGCTCGGCTCGATGGCGCGGATGCTGACCGGACGCAGCGGTGATCGATTCAGTCTCTCGGCGATGTCATTGCGCACGGTACTGGACGGGATCCGCTCACGGCTGGATGAGTCCCGTGATTTGTCGCACTACCTGATCGGGCTGCTGGTGTTCCTGGGGCTACTCGGGACGTTCTGGGGCCTGCTGGATACCCTGCGTGCCGTGGGCGCGGTCATTGGTAACCTCACGGTCAGCGGCTCGGATGCCGGGCAAATCTTCACTGAGCTACGGGACGGCTTGCAGGCGCCGCTGACCGGCATGGGCACGGCCTTCAGCTCGTCGCTGTTCGGTCTGGCCGGCGCCTTGGTCCTGGGGTTTGTGGATTTGCAGGCCTCGCACGCCCAGAACGGGTTCTATAACGATCTCGAGGAATGGCTGTCCGGACAGACGCGTCTGTCCAGCGGCTCACTGGGCGGCGAGGGGGAAGGCTCCGTACCGGCCTACATCCAGGCATTGCTCGAGAACACGGCCGATAGCCTCGATAAGCTCCAGCGCATCATGGCCCAGGGCGACGACGAGCGACGGCATACCGACGCCCGCCTGATCGAGCTCACCGAGGAGATCTCGCGCCTGGCGCGGACCAATGAGGCGACCGGCGCCGTGGACAGCGAGCAGACCGAGCACCTGCGCTCGATGGCGAGCGGCCTGCAAGGGCTGCGCCAGGATCTGCTGGCCGATCGTGAGCGCCTGGTCGGCGAGCTCCGCGATGAGGTCCGCCTGCTGACCCGCACCGTCTCGCACCTGCGCGACGGCGACGACGGGCACTGAGCCAGCGCATGCTGGGCAGCAACCGCCGGGGTCGGTCAGCGGTCAACATTTGGCCGGGTTTTGTGGATGCGCTGGCAACCATCCTGCTGGCATTTGTTTTCGTGCTCATGCTCTTTGTGGTCGCGCAGGTTTACCTGAGCAGTCAGTTGTCCGATCGCAATCAGGCACTCGAGGCCCTGCAGGCCGAGCTCTCGGACATGGCCGAGGCCTTGTCCATGGAGCGCAGCGAGCGCGAGCGCCTCGAAGAAGAGGTCTCCAGTGTCTACGCCGAGCTGCACGCCACCCTGTCGCAGCGTGATGAGGCTCAGGAGGCCCTCGCGGCGACCCGCGAAGAACTGGAGGCCGCGCGAGAAGAGATCGCCATCGGTGAAGACACGCTGGAAGCGCGCCTGGTTGAGATCGCCTCGCTGCAGCAAGACATTAATGCCCTGCGCGAGGTCCGTGACGAGCTGGAAGCGGAAGTCGGCCAGCTCGCCGCCTCGCTGGAGGAAACGCAGGCCGAGCTCGGGGCGGCGCGAGACCGCAGCCGCGAGCTCGAGGCCGAACTGGCGGATGCCGAAGAGCGCACTCAGCTCGCCCAGGCCGAAATCGAATCCCAGTCGCTGCGTATCCGGGATCTGGTCGCTGAGATCGCGGAGCGCCAGGATGCCCTCGAGGCCGAGCAGTCACTGACAGCGGATGCCGAGGCGCGGGTGGAGGCGCTGCGCCGGCAGATCCGCGAGTTGCGCAATCAGATCAGCACGCTGGCCGAGGCCTTGCGAGTCGAGGAAGACACGGTCGCCGAGCAGCAGACCCGAATCGATACCCTGGTGGAGCGTTTGAACGTCGCCCTGGCTGAGGAAGTCCAGGAGCTCTCCAGTTATCGCTCGGAATTCTTCGGCCGGCTGCGGGAGGTGCTGGACGATGTGGAGGCCATCGAGATTGTCGGCGATCGCTTTCGTTTTCAGTCGGAGCTCTTTTTTGAGACGGCCTCCGCGGATCTGGGCCCGGAAGGGGAGGAACGACTGGGACAGGTGGCCGCCAGCCTGCGACAAGTCGCGGATCGCATCCCGGCGGACATCGACTGGGTGCTCCAGGTGGAGGGGCATACCGATCGCCGGCCGATTCGAACGCCCGAGTTCCCGTCCAACTGGGAGCTTTCTACTGCCCGGGCACAGGCGATTGTGTATTACCTGATCGATGAGGGTATTCCGGCGCGGCGCCTGGCCGCCGTGGGTTATGGCGAGTACCAGCCCGTGGCCGAGGGTGAGGATGCGGAAGACCTGGCCCGCAACCGCCGTATCGAGCTGCGGCTGAGTAATCGCTGACAAAGCCTCGCCTAGATGGCGTTGACGTCATCGGCGAAGAAGTCGGGTCGCATCATTTCCAGAAATCGCCGTGCCTGGGGTGAGAGAAAGCGCCCGCGGCGGGACATCGCCCCGTAGGTGCGCTTGGGAAAGACCTCTGGTAACGAGCGCACGACGATGCCGGGGTAGTGCTCCGCCAGTGAGACATTGCTCACGATGGCAATACCAAAGCCCAGCCCCACATAGCGTTTGACCGCCTCCCAACTGCCCACTTCAAGCCGAATGCGGTAAGGCACGGCATGCTGCTGGAACACCAGGCTAATCAGCCGCCAGGTGGTCATGTTCTGCGGCGGGATAATGAAATCCTGCCCCGCCAAATCACGCAGGTTAATCACATCCCGGCGGGCGAGCGGGTGGTCAGGCGGTGTAATCAGCGAAAGCCCATAGGAATAGATCGCCCGATAGCGCAGCTCATCGGGCATATCGAGAATGGCGCCGACTGCAAAATCCACCCGATCCTCGCGCAGCGCGTCCATCAAATCCCCGACGGAGAGGTGATGCAGGCGCACCCGGACATTGGGGTGTTCGGCCATGAATTGCTCAAGCGTGGCAGGCAGAAGATAGAGCGTGGACGACTCTCCCGCGCCAATATCGAGCCGGCCACTGTCGAGCGGGCGGCTGTCTTCACTGAATCGGCCGGCGAGCCCATCAATAGCCTCCACGAGCTGATGCGCCTCGGCATACAGCTGTTCACCCTCGGGCGTTAGCCGGATCCGGGGGCCGCGGCGCTCGAACAACGTCACACTCAATTCCCGCTCGAGCGCCTGAATTTGCAAGGATACCGAGGGCTGCGTGAGGCCGAGGCGCTCGGCCGCCCGGGAGATGCTCCCGGCCTCGGCGGTAAAGCAGAATGCGCGTAGCTGGCGCAGTCGGTCGTGGCGGTAGGCGGCATTGGGCTCAAGCGCGGTTGGCATGAGGCAGCTCCATTATTGTTAAAAACAATGCAATGTATTGTTTACATTACCTTGTGTAATGCTGCAACGCCACATACCTTGAAGCGAACCGACCCCGGATAACGGCCTGAGGAGGCAAGCGTGATGAGTACATTAAAAACGGCAGCGGAACTCGAAAAAGACTGGGCCAGCAACCCGCGCTGGGCTGATGTCACCCGCCCGTATCCTGCGTCTGAAGTCGTGCGCCTGCGCGGCACGGTGCCGGTGGAGCACAGTCTGGCCAAAACGGGCGCGGAAAAGCTCTGGCGTTATCTCAATGACGGCGAGATGGACTACGTCAACGCGCTGGGTGCGCTGACTGGTAACCAGGCCATGCAGCAGGTGAAGGCCGGGTTGCATGCGATCTATCTCTCGGGCTGGCAGGTGGCGGCGGACGCCAACCTCGGCTCCACCATGTATCCCGATCAGTCCCTGTACCCGGCCGACTCCGTGCCGGCCGTGGTGGAGCGGATCAATAATGCCCTGCTGCGCGCTGACGAGATCCACCATGCCGAGGGCGATGACAGCATCGACTGGATGCAGCCGATCGTTGCCGATGCCGAAGCCGGCTTCGGGGGTGTGCTGAACGCCTTTGAGCTCATGAAGGGCATGATTCGGGCGGGCGCGTCCGGCGTGCATTTCGAGGATCAGCTCGCGTCGGTGAAAAAATGCGGCCATATGGGCGGCAAGGTGCTGGTGCCGACGCAGGAGGCGGTACAGAAGCTGGCGGCGGCCCGCCTCGCGGCCGACACCATGGACACGCCGACGCTGCTCGTTGCCCGTACCGACGCGCTGGCCGCTGACCTCATTACCTCGGATATTGATGCCTACGACGCGCCTTACATCACGGGCGAGCGCACGGTCGAGGGCTTCTACCGTACCCACGCGGGTGAAGAGCAGGCCATCAGCCGCGGCCTTGCCTATGCGCCGTTTGCGGATCTCATCTGGTGTGAGACGGGTACGCCGGATCTGGCCTTTGCCAAGCGCTTTGCCGAGGCCATTAAAAAGGATCACCCCAACACGATGCTCGCTTACAACTGCTCACCGTCGTTTAACTGGCGGGGCAAGCTCGACGAGAAGACCATCGCGAGCTTCCAGAACGAGCTGGGGGCCATGGGCTACAAGTTCCAGTTCATTACCCTCGCCGGCTTCCACAGCCTCAACTACTCCATGTTCGAGCTGGCGCGGGGCTACAAGAGCCGGCAGATGGCGGCCTACTCCGAGCTGCAGCAAGCCGAGTTCGCCTCCGAGAAAGATGGCTACACGGCGACCCGCCATCAGCGCGAGGTGGGCGCCGGGTACTTCGATCAGGTTACGCAGACGATTCAGGGCGGGGTTTCCTCGGTGACGGCCATGACCGGCTCCACCGAAGAGGATCAGTTCAAGTCCTGAGCAAGTTTTTTGGGGGCAGGGATGCCCCCATTTTTTTACCTGACCCGTCGATTAGACGCCGTATTTTTTGTCGAGCGCGGTGTACTCGGCGGTCCCGATTACTTCCTCGCGACCCTTGAAGCTGACCATGCGCTCCTGCATGGCCGCACTGTGGCCATCGCGGCGGATGACCTCCAGGGCGTCCTGCATGCCTTTGATGGCCGCGCGCTGGGTGTCGCTGGGGATGATGATGACACTGTAGCCAAGTTCACCCAGGCGATCGGCGGGCATGAGCGGGGTCTTGCCGCCATGGAACATGTTGATCAGCTTGGGCTGGGGCAGGTCTTTGGCGATCTGCTCGATCTGCTCCTCGGAGGTGGGCGCCTCCACAAAGATCGCATCGGCGCCGGCGTCCATATAGGCATGCGCCCGCTCCAGGGTGGGGCCATAGCCCTCCACGGCCAGACCATCGGTCCGCGCAATGAGCACCATATCAGGGTCATGGAGCGCATCTTTCACCGCCCGGATCTTCTGGGTCATCTCCTTTTGCGGGACGATGGATTTGTCATCGTAGTGGCCGCATTTTTTCGGGAAGACCTGGTCTTCCAGGTGGAAACCCGCGACGCCCACCCGCTCAAAGGCCCGGGCGGTTTTCTGCGCGTTCAGGGCATTGCCATGGCCGGTGTCCGCATCGGCAATCAGCGGGATCTGGGTGACCTCCACCATCGTCTCAAGGCGTTTGACGATCTCATCCAGGCTCATCAGCCCCAGATCGGGGATGCCGTTGCCGCGGGCAATGCCGCCGCCAGTGGCATACACCGCCGCAAACCCGGCCTGCTCTACCAGTCGAGCTGATAGCCCGTCATAGGCGCCGGGGGCGACCACGGGCGGGTGATTGAGAATAAGTTGGCGAAGCTGGCGGGCAGGCGTCATGGCCGGTCTCCTCCGATCCTTGGTTTGTTATTCAGACCGGATTGTGCCGCAACTCAGTCGGCGGTGCATCTGCCCCTAAATCGAGCGCTGATTGACCCGGGCAGAGACCTCTTCGGCTGATTCGATGCGCTCGGAGTAGCGGTCGACCAGATAGTCCCGGCAGCCGCGGGTCAGGCGGGTGAACTTCACGAGCTCTTCCATGACATCGACGATGCGGTTGTAGTACGGCGAGGGCTTCATGCGCCCATCGTCCTCGAACTCGAGATAGGCCTTGGGTACTGAGGACTGGTTGGGGATCGTGATCAGCCGCATCCAGCGGCCGAGGATGCGCAGTTGGTTGACGGCGTTAAAGCTCTGCGAACCGCCGTTGACTTGCATCACCGCCAGCGTCTTGCCCTGGGTGGGGCGAACCCCGCCCATGTTGAGCGGGATCCAGTCGATTTGCGCTTTCATGATGCCGGTCATCGCCCCATGGCGCTCAGGGCTCGACCAGACGAACCCATCCGCCCACGTCGCCAGTTCCCGCAGCTCCTGGACCTTGGGATGGTCGGCCTCAGCGTCGTCCGGCAGCGGCAAGCCGCTGGGGTCAAAGACCTGGGTGTCCACGCTCAGGCGCCGAAGAATGCGCGCGCCTTCAAGGGCCATCAGCTTGCTGTACGAGCGCTCGCGCAGTGATCCATACAACAGCAAGATGCGGATCGGTGCCTCGCCGGCTGGCGTAAGGAGCGTCGGGTCGTCGACCGGCTTAAAGGCGGCCTCGACCAGGTTGGGTGTGGTCTCATCACTCATGTCCCGCTCTTTTGTAGCACCGCCGTGGCACGCTCGTACCAGCCCCTTGAAGTGTTCACCAGCTTAACGAGGGCCAGCATGACGGGCACCTCCACCAGCACGCCCACCACCGTGGCGAGCGCGGCCCCGGAGTTCAACCCGAACAGGCTGATGGCAACGGCGACCGCTAGCTCAAAGAAGTTGGACGTCCCGATGAGCGCCGCGGGTGCGCCAATGCTGATGGGCACGCTCCAACCCCGAGCCCACAAATACGCCAGCCCGAAGATCCCGACGCTCTGAATGATCAGCGGAATCGCAATCAACACGATGACCAGCGGCTGATTGAGGATGCGCTCGCCCTGGAAGGCAAACAGCAGCAACACCGTGACCACCAGGCCGATAACCGTGATCGGCTTGATGCGCCCGGTAAATTCATC contains:
- the arsH gene encoding arsenical resistance protein ArsH; its protein translation is MSDETTPNLVEAAFKPVDDPTLLTPAGEAPIRILLLYGSLRERSYSKLMALEGARILRRLSVDTQVFDPSGLPLPDDAEADHPKVQELRELATWADGFVWSSPERHGAMTGIMKAQIDWIPLNMGGVRPTQGKTLAVMQVNGGSQSFNAVNQLRILGRWMRLITIPNQSSVPKAYLEFEDDGRMKPSPYYNRIVDVMEELVKFTRLTRGCRDYLVDRYSERIESAEEVSARVNQRSI
- a CDS encoding isocitrate lyase/PEP mutase family protein, yielding MTPARQLRQLILNHPPVVAPGAYDGLSARLVEQAGFAAVYATGGGIARGNGIPDLGLMSLDEIVKRLETMVEVTQIPLIADADTGHGNALNAQKTARAFERVGVAGFHLEDQVFPKKCGHYDDKSIVPQKEMTQKIRAVKDALHDPDMVLIARTDGLAVEGYGPTLERAHAYMDAGADAIFVEAPTSEEQIEQIAKDLPQPKLINMFHGGKTPLMPADRLGELGYSVIIIPSDTQRAAIKGMQDALEVIRRDGHSAAMQERMVSFKGREEVIGTAEYTALDKKYGV